The following proteins are encoded in a genomic region of Bubalus kerabau isolate K-KA32 ecotype Philippines breed swamp buffalo chromosome 15, PCC_UOA_SB_1v2, whole genome shotgun sequence:
- the LOC129628609 gene encoding macrophage-expressed gene 1 protein — MNSFRGAFLIWAVATWAETDTSWGATNEPGFQNCKNALKLPILPVLPGGGWDNLRNVDMGRVMELAYSHCRTTEDGQYIIPDEIFTIPQKQSNLEMNSKILESWVNYQSSTSNSINMELSLFSKVNGKFSLEFQRIKTLQVKDQAVTTQVQVRNLVYTVKINPDAELSVGFKKALMDISEQLENNQTRMATYLAELLVLNYGTHVITSVDAGAALIQEDHIRSSFLQDSQSSRSAVTASAGITFLNIVNFKFEENYTLQNTFTKSYLSNRTNSRVQSIGGLPFYPGITLQAWQQGVSNHLVAMDRAGLPLYFFINPERLPDLPGPLVRKLSKTVEAAMRRYYAVNTYPGCTDLSSPNFNFQANTDDGSCEGKMTNFSFGGVYQECTQFSGNEVVQLCQNLEQKNPLTGSLSCPSGYSPVQLLAQTHEEGYNHLECSRKCTLYIFCKTVCEDVFRVARAEFRAFWCAASGQVSENSGLLFGGLFSGKSINPLTNAQSCPAGYFQLRLFENLKVCASLDYELGYRFSVPFGGFFSCAVGNPLVDSATSKDLGAPSLRKCPGGFSQHLALISDGCQVSYCVKAGLFTGGSLPPVRLPPYTRPPLMSQVATNTVLVTNPETASSWIKDPQTHQWRLGEPLELRRAMRVIHGDGEGLSGGAAAGLTLGVTIALAGVVALAIYGARKSRKKGYQALQDEKQSLAAGAAVNGDALDQEQAQNPA; from the coding sequence ATGAACAGCTTCAGGGGTGCCTTTCTAATCTGGGCAGTGGCAACATGGGCTGAAACGGACACATCTTGGGGAGCAACCAATGAGCCTGGGTTTCAAAATTGCAAGAATGCCTTAAAATTGCCCATTCTGCCTGTCTTACCCGGAGGCGGCTGGGATAACCTGCGAAATGTGGACATGGGACGGGTGATGGAGTTGGCTTACAGCCACTGCAGGACCACGGAAGATGGGCAGTACATCATCCCGGATGAGATCTTCACCATTCCCCAGAAGCAGAGCAACCTGGAGATGAACTCCAAAATCCTGGAGTCCTGGGTAAACTACCAGAGCAGCACCTCCAACTCCATCAACATGGAGCTCTCTCTTTTTTCCAAAGTCAATGGCAAGTTCTCCCTTGAGTTCCAAAGGATAAAGACCCTTCAGGTGAAGGACCAAGCTGTAACTACCCAGGTTCAGGTAAGAAACCTGGTCTATACGGTCAAAATCAACCCAGATGCAGAGCTAAGCGTGGGGTTTAAGAAGGCGCTCATGGACATCTCAGAGCAACTGGAGAACAACCAGACCCGGATGGCCACCTACTTGGCAGAACTCCTGGTCCTCAACTATGGTACCCATGTCATCACCAGTGTGGACGCAGGGGCCGCGCTCATTCAGGAGGACCACATCAGGTCGTCCTTCCTGCAGGACAGCCAGAGCAGCCGCAGTGCCGTGACCGCGTCCGCTGGAATCACCTTCCTGAACATCGTGAACTTCAAATTCGAGGAGAACTACACCTTGCAGAACACCTTCACCAAGAGCTACCTCTCAAACCGAACTAACTCCAGAGTTCAGAGCATCGGAGGACTTCCGTTTTACCCAGGCATCACCCTCCAGGCCTGGCAGCAGGGCGTCAGCAACCACCTGGTGGCCATGGACCGAGCTGGCCTGCCTCTGTATTTCTTCATCAACCCCGAACGACTGCCTGACCTGCCGGGGCCCTTGGTGAGAAAGCTGTCGAAGACGGTGGAAGCGGCCATGCGCAGGTATTATGCGGTCAACACCTACCCTGGCTGCACAGATCTCAGCTCTCCCAACTTCAACTTCCAAGCCAACACTGACGATGGCTCTTGCGAGGGGAAGATGACCAATTTCTCCTTCGGGGGAGTTTACCAGGAATGCACCCAGTTCTCAGGGAATGAGGTTGTCCAACTCTGCCAGAACCTGGAGCAGAAGAATCCTCTGACTGGCAGCTTGTCCTGCCCCTCTGGCTACTCCCCAGTCCAGCTGCTCGCTCAGACCCACGAGGAGGGTTACAACCACCTGGAGTGTTCCCGCAAGTGTACCCTCTACATCTTCTGCAAGACGGTGTGTGAAGACGTGTTTCGAGTAGCCAGGGCTGAATTCAGGGCTTTTTGGTGCGCAGCCAGTGGCCAAGTATCTGAAAACTCTGGGCTCCTTTTTGGCGGGCTCTTCAGTGGGAAGAGCATAAATCCTCTGACCAATGCCCAGTCGTGCCCAGCCGGCTATTTTCAACTGAGACTTTTTGAAAACCTTAAGGTATGTGCCTCTCTGGACTATGAGTTGGGATATAGATTTTCTGTCCCCTttggtgggttctttagctgTGCAGTGGGGAACCCCTTGGTGGATTCTGCCACATCCAAAGATCTGGGGGCACCTTCTCTAAGAAAGTGTCCGGGGGGCTTCAGCCAACACCTAGCCCTCATCAGTGATGGGTGCCAAGTGTCTTACTGTGTCAAAGCCGGGCTTTTTACTGGAGGGTCTCTGCCTCCTGTCAGGCTCCCTCCTTACACCCGACCACCCCTCATGAGTCAAGTGGCCACCAACACTGTCCTGGTGACTAACCCCGAGACGGCCAGCTCCTGGATTAAAGATCCTCAGACCCACCAGTGGAGGCTGGGGGAGCCCCTAGAGCTTCGCAGGGCCATGAGAGTCATCCATGGAGATGGTGAGGGTCTGTCTGGAGGAGCAGCTGCAGGGCTCACCCTGGGGGTGACCATCGCCCTGGCAGGGGTTGTTGCCCTGGCCATCTATGGTGCCAGGAAGTCCAGGAAAAAGGGATACCAGGCCCTCCAGGATGAGAAGCAGAGTTTGGCTGCAGGCGCTGCTGTGAATGGAGATGCCCTTGACCAAGAGCAGGCACAGAACCCTGCCTAG